One Streptomyces sp. ML-6 genomic region harbors:
- a CDS encoding cytochrome P450, whose protein sequence is MPLARTVPLHRVEAPVPGPPRLIELPNGTPVWLVTRYDDVHQVLTDPRFGRSPVHAPDAPPVVDGPSLLDSRDSMGRQDGDAHLRLRRAVGRAFTPRAVEHMRPWVAGVVDQLLDGFVEQGPPADLVTDYALPLPCMVIHRLLAVDDVPTERLLRWAEHAFAGATAAPEEGECARRELADFATALITARRSKPGDDLVSSVVRATGREGGIPEAMLVNLISTMIVGGHDTTMTMLSNSLLYLLTEQPGAWARLGADEQAAEALTERLLHLIPLGDREERPGHVLAATADILLSGVMIRTGDLVTTDHVAANRDPAAFPGNPHDDLFAPLPKPSLAFGAGRHYCLGTWLARAELQLALHRLADRLPALRLTITADDIRWRHGTVTRSPLHLPAAW, encoded by the coding sequence GTGCCCCTCGCCCGTACCGTCCCCCTGCACCGGGTGGAAGCCCCGGTGCCGGGGCCGCCTCGGCTCATCGAACTGCCGAACGGCACACCGGTCTGGCTCGTCACCCGGTACGACGACGTGCACCAGGTCCTGACCGATCCCCGCTTCGGGCGCTCACCGGTCCACGCACCTGACGCACCGCCGGTCGTCGACGGCCCGAGCCTGCTGGACAGCCGCGATTCCATGGGACGGCAGGACGGCGACGCGCACCTGCGCCTGCGACGGGCCGTCGGCCGGGCCTTCACTCCGCGAGCGGTCGAGCACATGCGGCCCTGGGTGGCCGGGGTCGTGGACCAGCTGCTCGACGGTTTCGTCGAGCAGGGGCCGCCCGCCGATCTCGTCACCGACTACGCCCTGCCCCTGCCCTGCATGGTCATTCACCGACTGCTGGCCGTCGACGACGTTCCCACCGAGCGGCTGCTCCGCTGGGCCGAACATGCCTTCGCCGGGGCCACCGCAGCACCGGAAGAGGGCGAGTGCGCCCGGCGCGAACTGGCCGACTTCGCCACCGCGCTGATCACCGCCAGACGCAGCAAACCGGGTGACGACCTGGTCAGTTCCGTGGTCCGGGCCACCGGCCGCGAGGGCGGCATCCCCGAGGCCATGCTGGTCAACCTGATCTCCACCATGATCGTCGGCGGTCACGACACCACCATGACCATGCTCAGCAACTCCCTTCTCTACCTGCTGACCGAACAGCCCGGAGCCTGGGCCCGGCTGGGTGCCGACGAACAGGCGGCCGAGGCCCTCACCGAACGCCTGCTCCACCTGATTCCACTCGGCGACCGCGAGGAGCGCCCCGGCCACGTCCTCGCCGCCACCGCGGACATCCTGCTCAGCGGCGTGATGATCCGCACCGGCGACCTCGTCACGACCGACCATGTCGCCGCCAACCGCGACCCGGCGGCCTTCCCGGGCAACCCCCACGACGATCTGTTCGCGCCTTTGCCGAAACCCTCCCTCGCCTTCGGCGCGGGCCGGCACTACTGCCTGGGAACCTGGCTCGCCCGGGCCGAACTCCAGCTCGCCCTCCACCGCCTCGCCGACCGCCTGCCCGCCCTGCGCCTCACCATCACCGCCGACGACATCAGGTGGCGGCACGGGACCGTCACCCGCAGCCCTCTACACCTGCCCGCGGCCTGGTGA
- a CDS encoding MMPL family transporter has protein sequence MASFLSRLGRFSFRRRWLVALLWVVLLVGAGVLAGRAPAAPPNDFSMPGTEAQQAYDLLEESFPELNADSATARVVFRAEDGKVTDPETKAAVQETVRELGNNPQVARVTDPYATRSVSKDGSTAYTQVSYKVPSPELEESSRTALQDTLEQARSQELTVEAGGNAVNEMPSGGRSAEALGLAVAALVLVITFGSLLAAGLPLLTAILGVGISALAIRALAEPLGLGSTTSGLATMIGLAVGIDYALFVVSRYRAELAHGRSREEAAGHAVGTAGSAVVFAGLTVVIALAGLSVVGIPVLTQMGLAAAGAVVVAVLIAVILIPALLGICGRRIGPPRPGRRGKDKDGLPRPGMGVRWARFVIERPVATLLGGAVLLGVIAIPAASLKMGLPGDDSKPVSTTQRRAYDLVAEGFGPGFNGPLTVVVQADDGSNAQAPAQSVAKQIGGRKDVAAVGQPRLSESGDTAVLTLVPSTSPAGSETADLVHTLRDPELASRSDARVLVTGTTAMNVDVSQKLSDALIPYLGLVVGLAFLLLIAVFRSLLVPLKAALGFLLSVLAGLGAVVAVFQWGWLASVFGVTEPGPVMSMMPIFMVGVVFGLAMDYEVFLVTRMREAHVHGQSPSDSVISGFEHSARVVTAAAVIMISVFASFMGSDEQMLKTIGFGLAVAVLFDAFVVRMALVPAVLALLGRSAWHLPRWLDRLVPDLDVEGERLAREPDGPATANPEAPDGAGPDPVAETAGSGVGPGTGH, from the coding sequence GTGGCCTCATTCCTTTCCCGGCTGGGCCGGTTCTCCTTCCGGAGGCGCTGGCTGGTCGCGTTGCTGTGGGTGGTCCTGCTCGTGGGGGCGGGGGTGCTGGCCGGGAGGGCCCCCGCCGCCCCGCCCAACGACTTCTCGATGCCCGGTACGGAGGCGCAGCAGGCGTACGACCTGCTGGAGGAGAGTTTCCCGGAGCTGAACGCCGACAGCGCGACGGCCCGGGTGGTCTTCCGGGCGGAGGACGGCAAGGTCACCGACCCCGAGACGAAAGCGGCTGTCCAGGAGACGGTCCGGGAGCTCGGGAACAATCCGCAGGTCGCGCGGGTCACCGACCCGTACGCGACCCGGTCGGTGAGCAAGGACGGCTCCACCGCCTACACGCAGGTCTCCTACAAGGTGCCTTCGCCGGAACTCGAGGAGAGCTCGCGCACCGCTCTCCAGGACACCCTCGAGCAGGCCCGCTCGCAGGAACTGACCGTCGAGGCCGGCGGCAACGCCGTCAACGAGATGCCCTCCGGAGGCCGTTCCGCCGAGGCGCTGGGCCTGGCCGTGGCCGCCCTGGTGCTCGTCATCACCTTCGGCTCGCTCCTGGCGGCCGGCCTTCCGCTGCTCACCGCCATCCTCGGAGTGGGCATCAGCGCCCTGGCAATCCGGGCGCTGGCCGAGCCGCTCGGCCTCGGCTCGACGACCTCGGGCCTCGCGACCATGATCGGACTGGCCGTCGGCATCGACTACGCCCTCTTCGTGGTCTCCCGTTACCGTGCCGAACTCGCCCATGGCCGCAGCCGCGAGGAGGCGGCCGGGCACGCGGTGGGCACCGCGGGATCGGCGGTGGTGTTCGCCGGTCTGACCGTGGTCATCGCCCTCGCGGGACTGAGCGTGGTGGGCATCCCGGTACTGACGCAGATGGGCCTCGCCGCGGCCGGCGCGGTCGTCGTCGCGGTGCTGATCGCCGTCATTCTGATCCCCGCGCTGCTCGGGATCTGCGGTCGCCGGATCGGTCCTCCCCGCCCCGGGCGCCGAGGGAAGGACAAGGACGGCCTGCCGCGACCGGGCATGGGCGTGCGCTGGGCCCGGTTCGTCATCGAGCGGCCCGTCGCCACCCTCCTCGGCGGTGCCGTCCTGCTCGGCGTGATCGCGATTCCGGCCGCCTCCCTGAAGATGGGCCTGCCGGGCGACGACAGCAAGCCCGTCTCGACGACCCAGCGCCGAGCCTACGACCTGGTCGCCGAAGGCTTCGGCCCGGGCTTCAACGGCCCGCTGACGGTGGTCGTCCAGGCCGACGACGGCAGCAACGCCCAGGCGCCCGCCCAGAGCGTCGCCAAGCAGATCGGCGGCAGGAAGGACGTTGCCGCGGTGGGGCAGCCGCGACTGAGCGAGTCCGGCGACACCGCCGTACTGACCCTCGTCCCGTCCACGTCACCGGCCGGCTCGGAGACGGCCGACCTCGTCCACACGCTGCGCGACCCTGAGCTCGCGAGCAGGAGCGATGCCCGCGTGCTGGTCACCGGCACGACGGCGATGAACGTCGACGTGTCGCAGAAACTGTCAGACGCCCTGATCCCGTACCTGGGACTCGTGGTCGGCCTGGCGTTCCTACTGCTCATCGCCGTCTTCCGGTCGCTCCTCGTTCCGCTCAAGGCGGCCCTGGGCTTCCTGCTCTCGGTCCTGGCCGGCCTCGGCGCGGTGGTCGCGGTCTTCCAGTGGGGCTGGCTGGCCTCCGTCTTCGGCGTCACGGAACCAGGACCCGTGATGTCGATGATGCCGATCTTCATGGTGGGCGTCGTCTTCGGTCTCGCCATGGACTACGAGGTGTTCCTGGTGACCAGGATGCGCGAGGCGCACGTGCACGGGCAGTCGCCGTCGGACTCCGTGATCAGCGGATTCGAGCACAGTGCGCGCGTGGTGACCGCCGCTGCCGTGATCATGATTTCGGTGTTCGCCTCCTTCATGGGTTCCGACGAGCAGATGCTCAAGACCATCGGTTTCGGTCTCGCGGTCGCCGTCCTCTTCGACGCGTTCGTCGTCCGCATGGCGCTTGTACCGGCGGTCCTGGCCCTGCTCGGCCGAAGCGCCTGGCACCTGCCCCGATGGCTGGACCGGCTCGTGCCCGACCTGGACGTCGAGGGCGAGCGGCTCGCACGGGAGCCGGACGGCCCCGCGACGGCGAACCCCGAAGCGCCCGACGGCGCAGGACCGGACCCCGTCGCCGAAACCGCGGGAAGCGGGGTCGGGCCCGGCACCGGCCACTGA
- a CDS encoding NAD-dependent succinate-semialdehyde dehydrogenase, whose protein sequence is MYAVTDPSTGMTTRTYPTATDAEVAAAVDAAHAATAWGRSTSVAERAALLRRLGDLHAEHRTELATGIVREMGKPLDEAEGEVDFCVDIYHYYADHAEEFLADEELSVTSGPGRAVIRRSPVGVLLGIMPWNFPAYQVARFAAPNLALGNTIVLKHAPQCPATAALLERLVAEAGFPTGAYVNVYATNEQIAEVIADPRVQGVSLTGSERAGAAVAEIAGRHLKKAVLELGGSDPFIVLSTDDLDSVVDAAVSARLDNTGQACNAAKRFVVTSDLHDTFVEKFTTALLARQSGAPLSSVAAADTLERQVAAAVAEGATLHTGGERSGARFPAGVLTGLTTEHATAHQELFGPVAMVFRAADEEDALRIANDTPYGLGSYVFTTDPVQAARVADGIEAGMVFINGVGAEGAELPFGGIKRSGFGRELGRPGIEEFVNKKLIRTVA, encoded by the coding sequence ATGTACGCCGTCACCGACCCTTCCACCGGCATGACCACCCGGACCTACCCGACCGCCACCGACGCCGAGGTGGCCGCGGCCGTCGACGCCGCCCACGCGGCCACCGCCTGGGGACGAAGCACCTCCGTGGCCGAGCGTGCCGCACTCCTGCGCCGGCTCGGGGATCTGCACGCCGAGCACCGCACCGAACTGGCAACGGGCATCGTGCGCGAGATGGGCAAGCCGCTCGACGAAGCGGAGGGCGAGGTCGACTTCTGTGTCGACATCTACCACTACTACGCCGATCACGCCGAGGAGTTCCTCGCCGACGAGGAGCTCTCCGTCACCTCCGGACCCGGCCGCGCCGTCATCCGGCGCAGCCCGGTGGGGGTCCTGCTCGGCATCATGCCGTGGAACTTCCCCGCCTACCAGGTTGCCCGGTTCGCCGCCCCGAACCTTGCCCTGGGCAACACCATCGTCCTCAAGCACGCCCCGCAGTGCCCGGCCACCGCGGCACTGCTGGAACGGCTGGTCGCCGAGGCCGGCTTCCCGACCGGCGCCTACGTCAACGTCTACGCCACCAACGAGCAGATCGCCGAAGTGATCGCCGACCCGCGCGTCCAAGGCGTGTCCCTGACCGGATCGGAACGCGCCGGGGCCGCCGTCGCCGAGATCGCCGGGCGGCACCTGAAGAAGGCCGTCCTCGAACTCGGCGGCTCCGACCCGTTCATCGTGCTGTCCACCGACGACCTCGACTCCGTCGTGGACGCCGCCGTGTCCGCCCGCCTCGACAACACCGGCCAGGCGTGCAACGCCGCCAAACGGTTCGTCGTCACCTCCGACCTCCACGACACATTCGTGGAGAAGTTCACCACCGCGCTCCTCGCCCGCCAGTCCGGGGCCCCCTTGTCCTCGGTCGCCGCGGCCGACACCCTGGAGCGCCAGGTGGCCGCCGCCGTCGCGGAAGGCGCGACCCTGCACACCGGGGGCGAACGCAGCGGCGCCCGCTTCCCGGCCGGCGTCCTCACCGGTCTCACCACCGAGCACGCCACGGCGCACCAGGAACTCTTCGGCCCGGTCGCCATGGTCTTCCGGGCAGCCGACGAGGAGGACGCGCTGCGGATCGCCAACGACACCCCGTACGGTCTCGGGTCGTACGTCTTCACCACAGACCCGGTACAGGCCGCCCGCGTCGCCGACGGCATCGAGGCCGGCATGGTGTTCATCAACGGCGTCGGCGCCGAGGGCGCCGAGCTGCCCTTCGGCGGCATCAAGCGCTCCGGCTTCGGCCGAGAGCTGGGCCGCCCGGGCATCGAGGAGTTCGTCAACAAGAAGCTCATCCGCACGGTGGCGTAG
- a CDS encoding AAA family ATPase → MSPELWERLDERGEVIASGRRLGRGQIRLPTARHVDMLTGVITAETPDCLIVTGMPGAGKSTVTRHVAERLPRSARLDGDFISRLVVGGRVGALGEPADEAARQVKLCNRNLCTLANNLSDAGFTPVIDWVIPDRAQLDFFISLLPARQVLFVVLAPGIEACRYRNTLRDPRERFHFDGYEDLEADMKRELGDAGWWFDTAALTSEETADRILREAHRRALVN, encoded by the coding sequence GTGAGCCCCGAGCTGTGGGAACGCCTTGACGAACGGGGCGAAGTGATCGCTTCCGGTCGCCGCCTCGGCCGAGGGCAAATACGATTGCCGACCGCCAGGCACGTTGACATGCTGACGGGTGTGATCACTGCTGAGACGCCGGACTGCCTGATCGTGACAGGGATGCCGGGGGCCGGGAAGTCGACGGTGACCAGGCACGTGGCCGAGCGCCTGCCACGCTCCGCCCGGCTCGACGGCGACTTCATCAGCAGGCTGGTCGTCGGTGGTCGCGTCGGAGCCCTCGGCGAGCCTGCCGACGAGGCGGCGCGCCAGGTGAAGCTGTGCAACCGCAATCTCTGCACGCTGGCGAACAACCTCTCCGACGCCGGCTTCACACCCGTGATCGACTGGGTGATCCCCGACCGCGCGCAGCTGGACTTCTTCATCTCTCTCCTCCCGGCCCGGCAGGTCCTGTTCGTCGTCCTCGCACCGGGCATCGAGGCGTGCCGGTACCGCAACACCCTCCGTGATCCACGGGAGCGGTTCCACTTCGACGGTTACGAAGATCTCGAGGCCGATATGAAGCGCGAGCTCGGCGATGCCGGGTGGTGGTTCGACACCGCGGCGCTCACTTCCGAGGAGACCGCCGATCGGATCCTCCGGGAAGCTCACCGTCGCGCCCTGGTGAACTGA